Below is a genomic region from Ancylomarina subtilis.
ATTGGAAGGTTATTCTAAAGGTCCAGTCAACTTCTTCGTCTATCCCATCGTAGAGTGTGAGGGACAAGCTGCAGCATACACAAAAGCATTCTCTTTTAAGGAGATCTAAACAGAATGACTCAAATGAACTTGAAAAGGCTGGGGAAACTCAGCCTTTTTTTTTTATTCTTCACCCCATGACTTGTCAAGCGAACTTATTGGTTTAGCCATTTTTTAAAATCCGAACTTCTATCCTGACTCACAATAGCATCCATTGCTTCCTCACAAGTCGGCTTAAGGTTCAATTTTATTCGTGTTTTTGAATAGTAAACCATATCTATTATGGAAGAATAACTAACGATAAATTTTCTGTTGATTCTAAAGAAAATATTGGGATCTAGTTTCTTTTCAAGGTTAGCTAAAGTTCCATCAAACAAATAACGTGTTCCATCTTTACTAAAAAGGTAACAGGCTTTACCATCTGCCATAAAATAGGATACCTGATCCAAATCCAGAGAGAGAATACGATCGCCCCGACTGACCATAAAACGCTCCTGATACTTTTGACCACCAATAATGGATTGCAGCGAATTCTGTAAAGATTCAATATCAACCGACTTGGGCTTGACAAACATATCATCGTATTTATTAAGAGCCTGCTCCAGATCATCTTCATCAATGGGTTTTAATAGATAATCAATACTACACTGCTTAAAAGCCTGAATAGCATACTGATCGTAAGCCGTTGTAAATATCACGGGCGTTTTCAGTTCTATTTGTTCAAAGATAGAAAAGCTATTGCCATCACCCAGATGCACATCCATAAAGATAAGATCAACCTCATTCTCAGAAAACCAAGCCACAGCCTGACTCACATTCTCAAGCTTAACCTTGATATGTACTGCATCTGGCCGCAAGCTCAATAAGTTATTCTCCAACTCACGAGCCGCAAGATGCTCATCCTCTACTATCGCAACACTAATCATACTTCGAATATTTAGACTACAAATTTAAAAAGAAATGAGGCTTTCTAGTATAGAAAGCCCCATTTTGATTCAGATATATTTTATTACCACTTAAACTAATTGTTCAAGTTTGGATTGTTATCAACCGCTTCCTGTGGAAAACGAAGTGTATATCTTGGATCTCCAACTTGTAAAGTAGCTGATTCTCCCTGATAAGAGTGCTCAATTTGTTCTTGAGTAGTTCTTCTTAGATCAAACCAACGCTGCCCTTCAAATGCAAATTCTCTGAATCTCTCATTTGCAATTTCAGCAATTAATTCTGCTTTATTTAATCCAGCAATACGAGTTACTTCTGTATTGTAAAAATCAGTGAGTAAACGTTTTTCTTTCAATTGATTTAAATAAGTACGAGCTTGTTCCAAATCATCAGTTTGTGCAGCAGCTTCTGCAACAGTCAGGTACATTTCTGCATTTCTAAAAGAACATTTTGATCCACTTTCAGTTCCTTTGTTTGGTTTAAAATTACCAGCACCTTCATCAGAAAAATACAAGCCAAAACGTAGATCATTCGTTTGATCATACAATGCAAGTAATTTATCTGATACTAAAGAAGCAGACTTAATTTCAGAATAGAATACCGTTTCCAAAGCTAAAATACTCTCAACCGCGTCATACATGTGAGGTGCAAGTGATGCATCTGCAACTAGATCTTGCAAATCAGAATTTATGGCTAAAGCTTCTAAGGCAGCAGTCTTTGCTGTAGCGAAATCACCCATGTACAGATACACTCGCGATTTCAAAGCCCAAGCAGCCAATTTGCTAAATCTGTAATTTAATCCTGTTTCATAACGGTCCACATTAATCTTAGACATAGCTGCATCGATGTCTAAAGTAATTTGAGCATAAACCTCTTCAACAGTATTGGGGACATATTCTGCCTCTGTATCAATTTTTAATGAAAGAGGAATACCTCGATCAGTAGATGCAGTAGAAGCATTATAAGGCAATCCATATTGATTCACCAAGTTGAAATGCATTAATGCTCTTAACAAATAGGCTTCTCCTACAATTTGATCTATTTCTTCAGTACTTCCTTTAGTAGCATCAACACCTTCATCAATAATATGATTCGCATACATGATTGCTTTATAGAATGACTGATAAGAAAACTGTACAGTATTAGCGGCAGAATTTACATCATTCCATAAGAAGATATCTTTCACCCCCGATAAATCCCAAGCAGAATTATCCAGTTTTAATTCATCAGTTCTAAAGGTCAACCTCATTTTATCGGCAGGAACCCCGTTATATGCACTCGTAATTAATGCACGAAAATCGTCTGCCGTTTCAGGTATTACACGATCCTTTGGTTTCACATCCAAATAATCGTCGCAAGCAGAAAAGCTAACTACTGCCAACAACAGCGCAATGTATATATTTAATTTTTTCATTTTATAAATCATTAGAAAGTTAAATTAACACCTAAAGTATATGATTTTTGCTGTGGCTGAGCGTAGATATTACCATATGATTCTGGATCAAAGTAACCATCATAACCATTCGAAATAACAAAAGGATTACGTGCTTCGAAACTAAATCTAACATTAGACAATCCGACTTTGTTTAAAACATCCTGTGATAAGCTATATCCAAGACGAATACTACTGATTCTTAAATAATCAACCTCTTTGTGCCAGATATCTAAATGATTGTAAAAATCTGGTCGCAATGTATTGTATAATTGTGTTTGCATCCAGTACTGTCCTTCACCCGAAGCTGCACCCATTAAATTAGGTAGTATTGTATTGCTTCCATTCAATACATTTAAAAGATCAGTTGATGTATTTCTGGCTTTATCATACTCCGTAATGCTGTATGGAGGTCTTTCAATAACATTCATACCCAAATTGAAATTTGCTGAAACAGTTAAATCGATGTTTTTATATCTAAATGTATTGATAATACCACCAGAATACTCAGGATCACTAGATCCTACATTCACAAATAACTCGTTTAACTCATCATTTGATAGGTTCGATCCAGCTTTGTTGTTAGGATAGAAATCTGCCCATTCATCATACAAGCCAAAATATTCATCTCCAGAAACAATGTTACCGTCTTTTTTAAATTGAGGGTAACCATTCGCATCTAATCCTTCAGTTTTAATTACCCAAATAGAATTCGCTGAATAGCCTTCTCTAGAAGGTGTCAATTGATTTACCCTTGCCTGTTCCTTCAATACTTCATTCTCATTATGAGATATATTAAAGCTGGTATTCCACTCAAAGTTCTCCGTTTGAATATTTCTGGTAGAAATACTCAATTCCCAACCTTTGTTTGTCATCTTTGCCCAGTTAACAGGCATTGAATTATATCCTGATTCTGTTGGCACTGCTTGGATTCCAATTAAATCAGTTCCTTTACGAGTGTAATAGTCGAATGACATGCGAACTGCATGACGTAAAACTGCTAAATCAAAACCAACATTATAAGTAGAGGTCTTTTCCCATCTTAACTTTTCATTTGGTAAACCTTCTACAATAATTGCATCTTCACTTTGACCTGGAAGGTTGGACACAACAGATGGAGTTCCTACGATATAAGGAGAACTTTGTTTATCAATATTCCCTTGCAATCCATATGATGATCTAAATTTCAAAGAACTTAACCAATCAATATCACTAAGGAAAGATTCCTCACTAGCATTCCACGATCCACTTAAAGCATACAATGGCAAGTATCTGTATTTATCGTCAACACCAAATAAGTCTGAACCATCAAAACGAACACTTCCAAAAAAAGTATACTTACGATTGAAAGTATATGAACCAGTTGCAAAAAATGAAGCATATCTGTTTTTACGATATGTTTTAGTGAAAAGAGGAAATGATTTTGCATCACTTTCATCTCTAAAAATAACTGGCTTGGAAGTATTATTTCTCCCATTCCAACCATAAGCCGCTGAAAATACTTGAGTATATTTAGATTCTCTTAACTCATTACCAACCATTACATCTACTTCGTGCAGATCATTAAATAGTTTTGAATACTCTAAAATATTTTTTAAGTTGTAATAAGTGTTATCAGAATCCCAATTCTTCAACATCCCTCCTTGAGGAATAAAATATTTATTGTATTTGAAATCTGTAACTCCATCATATCCACTCTTATTGCGTGTTCTTCTTACGTAATAAGATTCTTCTACAGCTTCTTTTGTAGTATTTGCTTTATCTACACTGTAACCAAACTGAGAACGGAATGTGAAATTAGAATTCAATTTCCAATTTAAGTCAAAAATTGAATTCAGACTTTGTCCTTTTAAAATATGGCTTGTTCCTTCACGTTCTTCAAGAATATTATAATTTAATCTAACAATATTCCATGAACCTTGTTCAAGATTATGGTGAACAAAGTCTCCATTCTCATCTCTTAATCTCAAATATGGATTTGATGAACGAATGTATTGAGAAGGGTTTGTTAACATACTTCCCTCAGTTAAGAAACTTTTATTCTTTCGCTGATTTGCAAACATACTTACTCCAAAAGTCAAATTATCTGTTAATTTGATATTGGTTTTTAAAGTAACATTGTAGCGACTTAATGAAGTCCCCTTAGTCGTTCCTTTTTCGGTGTGAGATCCTAATGAGAAATAGTAAGTTGCCAAATCATTTCCTCCAGAAAAACTCAAACTTTGATCCTGATTAACAGCATTCTGATACAATTCATCTTCCAAATTTGGGTCAATTGTACGTAATGCATTTATTGCAGCTAACGATTCAGGTGAAATTCCATCAATACCGTTAGATTGATAATTGGCCCAATCATTATTAGCATTTAAAATTTCAGCTACACCTCCTCGATAAGAATCGTAAGTTAAATCAGTACGAGAAGCAATTGCTAATTCAGCATCCACCTTTTCATCCGAATTCATAAGGTTCAAACGATCAAAATCTGGTTTTGAGATAAAAGATGTATTACTCGAAAATTGCACCTTCATTTTACCTGCTTTACCTTTTTTTGATGTAATAACAATAACTCCATTTGCAGCACGCGCTCCATAAATAGCAGTTGCAGCAGCATCTTTTAAAATTGTAATATCCTTAATATCTTGTGGATTTAAGCCTGCGATTGATGAATTGTACAATTGATCGATATTGTCCTTATCATTGTAGTCTGGCACTTCGTTTCCTTCCAATGGAATTCCATCCAACACCCAAAGAGGATCTTGTGTACCATTCAAAGAAGCCGTACCACGAATTCTTATTTTAGTTGGAGCACCCGGAGCTCCAGTTTCTGACACTGCAGTAATACCAGCCAATTGTCCACTAAGCATTTGATCAACACTAGCAATACCTGCTTGGCGAATATTATCAGCATTAACTTTTGCTACCGCAGATGTCAACTTACGTTTTTCAATTTTCTGATATCCAGTCACAACAATTTCACCTAACTGACTGTTGGAATCATTTAGCTTGATTGTCACAAAATCTTTTCCTGCGATATCAACAACTTGAGTTTCGAAACCCAAAAAGCTACACGAGATAGTTTTCAATGCTTTAGGTACTTCAAGTATGAAATTACCGTCCAAATCAGTAATCGTTCCCATTGTGATATTCTCTATCACTCCTTTTACTCCCGTTTCAGCTCCAATTGTCGATTTGTCTATAAACACAGAAGCACCGATCAGCACATCGCCGTCGGTTGTTGAGAGTACTCTCCCCTTAATTTGCCTTGTCTCTTGTGCCATTACAATGGCAGGCAAACAGATCAAAAGCCAGGTTAGCAGTCTTTTCATAGTTCAATTTTTAAAGGTTATTAAAATAGTGGTTTTTGTAAGTAAAAAAACAGATAGGGTAGATTTCTTTACCCTATCTGTCAAACAGATTTATATTATTTCATATTGAGTGCTTCTTCAATTCTCAAAATCAAATCAGTATAGTGATAGCGAGTCGCTTCATCTTTTATCGTCAAACGTTTCTTCAATAAGGATCGAATCTTCATCAATTCACCTCTTTTCATTGAAACGGCATCAGAAACTCGATTCATCGTGGCATAGACCAGATTACGATTAAAATTCCTTGTATCATCGCCAACAGCCTTTTCATCTTCAAACATGTCAACAGTTCTCACCGAATAGTCACACAAAACCGGCATGTGATGGTGTAAAGAACAGGAACAATCTGAATGCAATGATTTTTTAGTCGTTT
It encodes:
- a CDS encoding LytR/AlgR family response regulator transcription factor — its product is MISVAIVEDEHLAARELENNLLSLRPDAVHIKVKLENVSQAVAWFSENEVDLIFMDVHLGDGNSFSIFEQIELKTPVIFTTAYDQYAIQAFKQCSIDYLLKPIDEDDLEQALNKYDDMFVKPKSVDIESLQNSLQSIIGGQKYQERFMVSRGDRILSLDLDQVSYFMADGKACYLFSKDGTRYLFDGTLANLEKKLDPNIFFRINRKFIVSYSSIIDMVYYSKTRIKLNLKPTCEEAMDAIVSQDRSSDFKKWLNQ
- a CDS encoding SusC/RagA family TonB-linked outer membrane protein; this translates as MKRLLTWLLICLPAIVMAQETRQIKGRVLSTTDGDVLIGASVFIDKSTIGAETGVKGVIENITMGTITDLDGNFILEVPKALKTISCSFLGFETQVVDIAGKDFVTIKLNDSNSQLGEIVVTGYQKIEKRKLTSAVAKVNADNIRQAGIASVDQMLSGQLAGITAVSETGAPGAPTKIRIRGTASLNGTQDPLWVLDGIPLEGNEVPDYNDKDNIDQLYNSSIAGLNPQDIKDITILKDAAATAIYGARAANGVIVITSKKGKAGKMKVQFSSNTSFISKPDFDRLNLMNSDEKVDAELAIASRTDLTYDSYRGGVAEILNANNDWANYQSNGIDGISPESLAAINALRTIDPNLEDELYQNAVNQDQSLSFSGGNDLATYYFSLGSHTEKGTTKGTSLSRYNVTLKTNIKLTDNLTFGVSMFANQRKNKSFLTEGSMLTNPSQYIRSSNPYLRLRDENGDFVHHNLEQGSWNIVRLNYNILEEREGTSHILKGQSLNSIFDLNWKLNSNFTFRSQFGYSVDKANTTKEAVEESYYVRRTRNKSGYDGVTDFKYNKYFIPQGGMLKNWDSDNTYYNLKNILEYSKLFNDLHEVDVMVGNELRESKYTQVFSAAYGWNGRNNTSKPVIFRDESDAKSFPLFTKTYRKNRYASFFATGSYTFNRKYTFFGSVRFDGSDLFGVDDKYRYLPLYALSGSWNASEESFLSDIDWLSSLKFRSSYGLQGNIDKQSSPYIVGTPSVVSNLPGQSEDAIIVEGLPNEKLRWEKTSTYNVGFDLAVLRHAVRMSFDYYTRKGTDLIGIQAVPTESGYNSMPVNWAKMTNKGWELSISTRNIQTENFEWNTSFNISHNENEVLKEQARVNQLTPSREGYSANSIWVIKTEGLDANGYPQFKKDGNIVSGDEYFGLYDEWADFYPNNKAGSNLSNDELNELFVNVGSSDPEYSGGIINTFRYKNIDLTVSANFNLGMNVIERPPYSITEYDKARNTSTDLLNVLNGSNTILPNLMGAASGEGQYWMQTQLYNTLRPDFYNHLDIWHKEVDYLRISSIRLGYSLSQDVLNKVGLSNVRFSFEARNPFVISNGYDGYFDPESYGNIYAQPQQKSYTLGVNLTF
- a CDS encoding RagB/SusD family nutrient uptake outer membrane protein, whose product is MKKLNIYIALLLAVVSFSACDDYLDVKPKDRVIPETADDFRALITSAYNGVPADKMRLTFRTDELKLDNSAWDLSGVKDIFLWNDVNSAANTVQFSYQSFYKAIMYANHIIDEGVDATKGSTEEIDQIVGEAYLLRALMHFNLVNQYGLPYNASTASTDRGIPLSLKIDTEAEYVPNTVEEVYAQITLDIDAAMSKINVDRYETGLNYRFSKLAAWALKSRVYLYMGDFATAKTAALEALAINSDLQDLVADASLAPHMYDAVESILALETVFYSEIKSASLVSDKLLALYDQTNDLRFGLYFSDEGAGNFKPNKGTESGSKCSFRNAEMYLTVAEAAAQTDDLEQARTYLNQLKEKRLLTDFYNTEVTRIAGLNKAELIAEIANERFREFAFEGQRWFDLRRTTQEQIEHSYQGESATLQVGDPRYTLRFPQEAVDNNPNLNN